A section of the Streptomyces sp. NBC_01591 genome encodes:
- a CDS encoding EI24 domain-containing protein, whose translation MRDLGAGFGYLIKGQRWVGRHGRWFGFGLLPGLVTLVLYAAALTGLGYGADDFVDWATPFADDWSSPWLALLRNTLTVLVFGLGLFLAVITFTAVTLLVGQPFYESLSEQVDRTEGGEVPESGLPLWRELWISARDSVRILVRVGLYAVLLFALGFIPVLGQTVVPVIGFCVTGYFLAEELTAVALQRRGMVLKDRLALLRGRRLLTLGFGVPLGLAFLIPFVAVFLMPGAVAGATLLARDLVLSDEDEDEDAPPAPYTLDKD comes from the coding sequence ATGCGTGATCTTGGGGCGGGCTTCGGGTACTTGATAAAGGGACAACGCTGGGTCGGCCGGCACGGACGCTGGTTCGGCTTCGGGCTGCTGCCCGGACTCGTCACCCTCGTCCTGTACGCGGCGGCGCTCACCGGTCTCGGCTACGGCGCCGACGACTTCGTGGACTGGGCGACCCCGTTCGCCGACGACTGGTCCTCGCCCTGGCTCGCCCTGCTCCGCAACACCCTGACCGTGCTGGTCTTCGGCCTCGGGCTCTTCCTCGCCGTGATCACGTTCACCGCCGTGACCCTGCTGGTCGGCCAGCCCTTCTACGAATCGCTCTCCGAGCAGGTCGACCGCACGGAGGGCGGCGAGGTCCCCGAGTCCGGGCTGCCGCTCTGGCGGGAGCTGTGGATCTCCGCCCGCGACAGCGTCCGCATCCTGGTAAGGGTGGGGCTCTACGCGGTGCTGCTCTTCGCCCTCGGATTCATCCCGGTGCTCGGCCAGACCGTCGTCCCCGTGATCGGCTTCTGTGTCACCGGCTACTTCCTCGCCGAGGAGCTCACCGCCGTCGCGCTCCAGCGCCGCGGCATGGTGCTGAAGGACCGGCTCGCCCTGCTGCGCGGTCGCCGTCTGCTGACCCTCGGCTTCGGTGTACCGCTGGGACTCGCCTTCCTGATCCCGTTCGTCGCCGTGTTCCTGATGCCGGGCGCCGTCGCCGGGGCGACTCTGCTGGCGCGTGACCTGGTGCTGTCCGACGAGGACGAGGACGAGGACGCGCCGCCCGCCCCGTACACCCTCGACAAGGACTGA
- a CDS encoding acyl-CoA synthetase, with protein MRWVTPLLFVPDDGSTREATRFGEHTMTYDRLTTASTALAERLAGAGRVAVWATPTPETVVAVVAALRAGVPAVPLNPKTGTRELAHIVADSEPTAVLAGAGDTLPPVLDALDRIDVDTAAEGARATLPEPSPESPALIVYTSGTTGPPKGAILPRRAIAASLDALEDAWQWTGDDVLVHALPLFHVHGLILGVLGPLRRGGSVRHLGRFSTDGVARELSSGGTMLFGVPTMYHRLAEALDGPGAEGLAKALAGARLLVSGSAALPVHDHERIAAATGRRVIERYGMTETLMNTGVRADGEPRPGTVGAPLRGVELRLVEEDGTVLTEGSTGPDAIGEIQVRGPNLFTGYLNRPDATAAALTEDGWFRTGDMATRDADGYVRIVGRKATDLIKSGGYKIGAGEIENALLDHPGVREAAVTGEPDPDLGERIVAWVVPADPASPPSEGELADHVAAQLSPHKRPRTVRYLEALPRNDLGKIMKRSLHD; from the coding sequence GTGCGGTGGGTGACTCCTCTTCTGTTTGTGCCGGATGACGGTTCGACCCGGGAAGCCACCCGGTTCGGCGAACACACCATGACCTACGACCGGTTGACCACCGCCTCCACCGCGCTCGCCGAGCGTCTCGCCGGGGCCGGACGGGTCGCCGTCTGGGCCACTCCCACACCCGAGACCGTGGTCGCCGTCGTGGCCGCGCTGCGTGCCGGGGTGCCTGCGGTTCCGCTCAACCCGAAGACGGGAACGCGCGAACTCGCCCACATCGTGGCCGACAGCGAACCGACCGCGGTGCTGGCCGGGGCGGGCGACACGCTCCCGCCGGTGCTGGACGCGCTGGACCGCATCGACGTCGACACGGCCGCCGAGGGCGCCCGCGCCACGCTCCCCGAGCCCTCCCCCGAGTCCCCCGCGCTGATCGTCTACACCTCCGGCACCACGGGCCCGCCCAAGGGCGCGATCCTGCCGCGACGGGCGATCGCCGCCTCGCTCGACGCGCTGGAGGACGCCTGGCAGTGGACCGGCGACGACGTACTCGTCCACGCCCTGCCGCTGTTCCACGTGCACGGTCTGATCCTGGGCGTGCTCGGGCCGCTGCGCCGGGGCGGATCGGTGCGGCACCTGGGCAGGTTCTCCACCGACGGGGTGGCCCGGGAACTGTCGTCCGGCGGCACCATGCTCTTCGGCGTACCGACGATGTACCACCGGCTGGCCGAGGCCCTCGACGGCCCCGGGGCGGAGGGGCTGGCGAAGGCGCTGGCCGGAGCCCGGCTGCTGGTGTCCGGGTCGGCCGCGCTGCCGGTGCACGACCACGAGCGGATCGCGGCGGCCACCGGCCGCCGGGTCATCGAGCGGTACGGCATGACGGAGACTCTGATGAACACGGGCGTCCGGGCCGACGGCGAGCCGCGCCCCGGAACGGTCGGCGCGCCCCTGCGCGGCGTGGAGCTCCGCCTGGTCGAGGAGGACGGCACCGTCCTCACCGAGGGCAGCACCGGCCCCGACGCCATCGGCGAGATCCAGGTACGCGGCCCGAATCTCTTCACCGGCTATCTGAACCGCCCCGACGCCACGGCCGCCGCGCTCACCGAGGACGGCTGGTTCCGTACGGGGGACATGGCCACCCGGGACGCCGACGGCTACGTACGGATCGTCGGGCGCAAGGCCACCGACCTGATCAAGAGCGGCGGTTACAAGATCGGCGCCGGGGAGATCGAGAACGCGCTCCTGGACCACCCCGGTGTCCGCGAGGCCGCCGTCACCGGTGAGCCGGACCCGGATCTGGGCGAGCGGATCGTCGCCTGGGTGGTGCCGGCCGACCCTGCGTCGCCGCCGTCCGAGGGCGAGCTCGCGGACCATGTGGCCGCCCAGTTGTCCCCGCACAAGCGTCCGCGCACGGTCCGCTACCTGGAGGCGCTGCCCCGCAACGACCTCGGCAAGATCATGAAACGGTCGCTCCATGACTGA
- a CDS encoding carboxyl transferase domain-containing protein produces MTDRMGARAAIAALTADFEELTETATPGHDGAGDGPLSWAGYADSRARAAARTGEEESVVHGLASVGGRRCVLISFEFGFLGGSLGQRTGDRLEAAYEAARTRALPLVSLIATGGSRMQEGMVALTQLQRVARASARLRAAGPAQLAVLRDPTTGGGWATLGAGADVILALPGAQVGFAGSRVRPPDADPHAYTAEGQLAAGQIDAVVPPDELPETVAHWLRALHAPDSPALPAPVPDALSATGLPVTGWDAVRQARSPSRPRAEAYLDAYFDHRLPLGGDRCGGTDPGLLCGFGRRGGRSVAYVAQCGTATRPAGYRTAARVIRLADRLGVPVLTLIDTPGAANDAEAERTGAGAAIAGAFAAIAEARVPVTTLVIGEGGSGGALALAAPGNTHVTRDSYFSVIAPELAAAILKRAPDQVHATADQLRLRPQDLVELGFARSVVGPPRDGTGDLPRE; encoded by the coding sequence ATGACTGACCGGATGGGCGCGAGAGCGGCGATCGCGGCACTCACCGCGGACTTCGAGGAGCTCACGGAAACCGCGACGCCCGGCCACGACGGCGCCGGGGACGGGCCCCTCTCCTGGGCCGGGTACGCGGACTCCCGGGCCCGCGCCGCCGCCCGGACCGGCGAGGAGGAGTCCGTCGTCCACGGCCTCGCCTCGGTCGGCGGCCGGCGCTGCGTGCTGATCTCGTTCGAGTTCGGGTTCCTGGGCGGCTCGCTGGGGCAGCGCACCGGGGACCGGCTGGAGGCCGCGTACGAGGCCGCCCGGACCCGGGCGCTGCCGCTCGTCTCGCTCATCGCGACGGGCGGCAGCCGGATGCAGGAGGGCATGGTCGCCCTGACCCAGCTCCAGCGGGTGGCCCGCGCCTCGGCGCGGCTGCGGGCAGCGGGCCCCGCGCAGCTAGCGGTCCTGCGCGACCCGACGACGGGAGGCGGCTGGGCCACTCTGGGGGCGGGCGCCGATGTGATCCTGGCGCTGCCGGGCGCCCAGGTCGGGTTCGCCGGTTCCCGGGTACGGCCGCCGGACGCGGACCCCCACGCGTACACCGCCGAGGGCCAGCTGGCCGCGGGCCAGATCGACGCCGTCGTCCCGCCGGACGAGCTCCCGGAGACGGTGGCCCACTGGCTGCGGGCACTGCACGCCCCGGACTCCCCGGCGCTCCCCGCCCCCGTGCCGGACGCCCTGTCCGCCACCGGGCTCCCGGTGACCGGCTGGGACGCGGTACGGCAGGCCCGCTCGCCCTCCCGGCCGCGCGCCGAGGCGTATCTGGACGCGTACTTCGACCACCGGCTCCCGCTCGGCGGCGACCGCTGCGGGGGTACGGACCCGGGGCTGCTCTGCGGCTTCGGGCGGCGCGGCGGCCGGTCGGTCGCGTACGTGGCCCAGTGCGGCACCGCGACCCGCCCGGCCGGATACCGCACGGCGGCGCGGGTGATCCGGCTGGCCGACCGGCTCGGCGTTCCCGTGCTCACCCTGATCGACACCCCGGGCGCGGCCAACGACGCGGAGGCGGAACGGACGGGCGCGGGCGCCGCCATCGCCGGCGCCTTCGCGGCGATAGCCGAGGCCCGGGTCCCCGTCACCACGCTGGTGATCGGCGAGGGCGGTTCGGGCGGCGCGCTGGCGCTCGCGGCGCCGGGGAACACCCATGTCACCCGGGACAGCTACTTCTCGGTCATCGCCCCGGAGCTGGCGGCAGCGATCCTGAAGCGCGCTCCGGACCAGGTGCACGCCACGGCCGACCAGTTGCGGCTGCGCCCCCAGGACCTGGTGGAACTGGGCTTCGCCCGCTCGGTGGTGGGGCCGCCGCGGGACGGGACCGGGGACCTGCCGCGGGAGTGA
- a CDS encoding LysE family translocator, giving the protein MTELIAVAVITVLAVISPGADFAMVIRNSYLYGRTTGLMAALGVAAGVLVHVTYTMLGVGLLIASSTALFTAIKLVGAAYLVYIGLRTFFARGDLDVDLESKPQLTRFGALRTGFLTNALNPKTTLFVVSTFTQVVGPGTSVWQQAGYGLFMSAAHFGWFALVALFFSNSRLRTSMLKWQKALNRGIGSVLVGLGVTLGLAR; this is encoded by the coding sequence ATGACCGAGCTCATCGCTGTCGCCGTCATCACCGTCCTGGCCGTCATCAGCCCGGGCGCGGACTTCGCGATGGTCATCCGCAACAGCTACCTCTACGGCCGTACGACGGGGCTCATGGCCGCACTCGGGGTCGCCGCGGGCGTGCTCGTCCACGTCACGTACACGATGCTCGGCGTCGGGCTGCTGATCGCTTCGTCGACCGCCCTGTTCACCGCGATCAAGCTGGTCGGCGCGGCCTATCTCGTCTACATCGGGCTGCGGACCTTCTTCGCCCGCGGCGATCTCGATGTCGACCTGGAGTCCAAGCCGCAGCTGACGCGGTTCGGGGCCCTGCGCACCGGCTTCCTCACCAACGCGCTGAACCCCAAGACCACGCTCTTCGTCGTGTCGACCTTCACCCAGGTCGTCGGGCCCGGAACCAGCGTGTGGCAGCAGGCCGGCTACGGGCTGTTCATGTCCGCCGCCCACTTCGGCTGGTTCGCCCTGGTCGCGCTGTTCTTCTCGAACTCGCGCCTGCGCACCTCGATGCTGAAGTGGCAGAAGGCCCTCAACCGGGGCATCGGATCGGTGCTCGTCGGACTGGGCGTCACCCTGGGCCTGGCCCGCTGA
- a CDS encoding rod shape-determining protein: MTVSLEQLRRCHVAVDLGAARTRVYVKGLGLVVDEPSVAAVNTRTGSLIAVGAFAEQMTGRTPDYIRVARPVTGGTVVDIEMAQRMLRHLLGEKLRRQLRRKPRLRAAACTPHDSDPLAQRAAVETMVGIGARRVELVDTLIAAAVGCGLPVEQPTATMIMVCGAATTQIAVLSLGSIVSAVRIPVGGDAIDHAVIQHLRQHHELMLPSQSVRPLQLALSGSGLTSKGPATTEIHGRDVATGLARSVQVDTAAVRQAIHAPLTAVLDGLGTILRDCPPDLVADLVDCGIMMVGGSALLPGLDQMLRDATGVPVHIAERPDVCAVLGLGAMLDGKIEPLVLDPLAC; this comes from the coding sequence GTGACCGTCAGTCTTGAGCAGTTGCGCCGCTGCCATGTCGCCGTCGACCTCGGGGCCGCCCGGACCCGTGTGTACGTCAAGGGCCTCGGGCTCGTCGTCGACGAGCCGAGCGTCGCCGCGGTGAACACCCGTACCGGGTCGCTCATCGCCGTCGGCGCGTTCGCCGAACAGATGACGGGCCGTACCCCCGACTACATCCGGGTGGCCCGCCCGGTCACCGGCGGAACCGTCGTCGACATCGAGATGGCCCAGCGCATGCTCCGCCATCTGCTCGGCGAGAAGCTCCGCCGCCAGCTGCGCCGCAAGCCGCGGCTGCGGGCCGCCGCCTGCACCCCGCACGACAGCGATCCGCTCGCTCAGCGGGCCGCCGTCGAGACGATGGTCGGGATCGGTGCCCGGCGGGTCGAACTGGTCGACACCCTGATCGCGGCGGCCGTCGGCTGCGGGCTGCCGGTCGAGCAGCCGACCGCCACCATGATCATGGTGTGCGGGGCCGCGACCACCCAGATCGCGGTGCTCTCGCTCGGTTCGATCGTGAGCGCCGTACGCATCCCCGTCGGCGGCGACGCCATCGACCACGCGGTGATCCAGCATCTGCGCCAGCACCATGAGCTGATGCTGCCGAGCCAGTCGGTGCGCCCGCTGCAGCTGGCGCTCAGCGGCTCCGGGCTGACCTCGAAGGGGCCCGCCACGACCGAGATCCACGGCCGTGACGTGGCGACCGGTCTGGCCCGCTCGGTGCAGGTCGACACGGCAGCCGTGCGCCAGGCCATCCACGCCCCGCTGACCGCGGTCCTGGACGGGCTGGGCACGATCCTGCGCGACTGCCCGCCCGATCTGGTGGCCGACCTGGTGGACTGCGGAATCATGATGGTCGGCGGGAGCGCACTGCTGCCCGGTCTCGACCAGATGCTGCGGGACGCGACGGGCGTGCCGGTGCACATCGCGGAGCGGCCGGACGTCTGCGCGGTGCTGGGGCTCGGTGCCATGCTGGACGGAAAGATCGAGCCGCTGGTCCTCGACCCGCTCGCCTGCTGA
- a CDS encoding Lrp/AsnC family transcriptional regulator, which yields MDRLDREILGILQEDARISYRDLGVRVGLSANAAADRVRRLRRDGVIRGFTVIIDPAADTRTGLVVFIEVSLRIDTTNEVFERAVLALPGITEVVHVTGGHDYLVRATVADTAALDGLLRRLKREAGVAHSNTRVALRAAPAR from the coding sequence ATGGACCGTCTGGACAGGGAAATCCTCGGCATCCTCCAGGAGGATGCCCGGATCTCGTACCGCGATCTGGGCGTACGGGTCGGGCTCAGCGCCAACGCGGCGGCCGACCGGGTGCGCAGACTGCGCCGCGACGGTGTCATCCGCGGCTTCACCGTGATCATCGACCCGGCCGCCGACACCCGCACCGGCCTTGTCGTCTTCATCGAGGTGTCGCTGCGGATCGATACGACGAACGAGGTGTTCGAACGGGCGGTGCTCGCCCTGCCCGGCATCACCGAAGTGGTCCATGTGACCGGCGGCCACGACTATCTCGTACGGGCCACCGTCGCCGACACCGCGGCTCTGGACGGGCTGCTGCGCAGGCTCAAGCGGGAGGCGGGGGTCGCCCACTCCAACACCCGGGTCGCGCTCAGAGCGGCGCCTGCCAGGTGA
- a CDS encoding GAF domain-containing protein — translation MTDDTTDTAVGRPGEEAAVAASVPEKPPLSMLLEAVLSIGSDLELRAMLQQIVDTATALTEARYGALGVLDPEHGTIGELYTSGLDDTERQRIGRFPDGHSGMLGSLVDEPEPLRRDDLTADPRAGGVPPGHPPVRSFLGAPIRVHDQVFGNLYLAEKHTGGFTDSDAAVLRALAAQAGIAIANARLYAAARQRERWIEGAAAVTTTLLTGGSADDALMTVAERARTLADACAGVILQPNEEGGMEIVTASTLDDPAGIVGTAIAPGSDVLAQLLGGEPVFIEDSATDPRMTTHVRSRFGPSMMLPLQSGGRLIGTLALPRRRGDRPYTAVDRLLATQFASQAALALVLADARHDREQLAVYEDRDRIARDLHDLVVQRLFATEMMLESTRRRAAAPDTDELLGRAVDELDSTIQEVRTAIFALQQPPAEAPATFRGRVLRETGGAAAVLGFPPSVHFNGAVDALVRDPVDRQLLAALRGALAAAHRRAGVSAIEVEVDATAELPDGRAAVRLTVADDGREEDGSRSSTVTWQAPL, via the coding sequence ATGACCGACGACACGACGGACACGGCCGTGGGGCGGCCCGGCGAGGAGGCCGCCGTGGCGGCCTCCGTCCCGGAGAAACCCCCGCTGTCGATGCTCCTGGAAGCGGTGCTCAGCATCGGCTCCGACCTCGAACTGCGGGCCATGCTCCAGCAGATCGTGGACACCGCGACGGCCCTGACCGAGGCCCGGTACGGCGCGCTCGGCGTGCTCGACCCGGAGCACGGCACCATCGGTGAGCTGTACACCTCGGGGCTCGACGACACCGAGCGGCAGCGGATCGGCCGGTTCCCGGACGGGCACTCCGGGATGCTCGGCTCTCTCGTCGACGAGCCGGAGCCGTTGCGCCGCGACGACCTGACCGCCGACCCGCGGGCCGGCGGGGTGCCGCCCGGCCATCCGCCGGTGCGCTCCTTCCTCGGGGCGCCGATCCGGGTCCACGACCAGGTCTTCGGCAACCTTTACCTCGCCGAGAAGCACACCGGCGGCTTCACCGATTCGGACGCGGCGGTGCTGAGGGCGCTGGCCGCGCAGGCCGGCATCGCGATCGCCAATGCCCGGCTGTACGCGGCGGCCCGGCAGCGGGAGCGCTGGATCGAGGGGGCGGCCGCCGTCACCACCACGCTGCTGACCGGCGGGAGCGCGGACGACGCGCTGATGACCGTCGCGGAACGGGCCAGGACGCTCGCCGACGCCTGTGCCGGGGTCATCCTCCAGCCGAACGAGGAGGGCGGGATGGAGATCGTCACCGCGTCCACGCTCGACGACCCGGCCGGGATCGTCGGTACGGCCATCGCGCCCGGCTCCGATGTGCTGGCCCAACTGCTGGGCGGGGAACCGGTGTTCATCGAGGACTCGGCGACCGATCCGCGGATGACGACACATGTGCGGTCGCGGTTCGGCCCCAGCATGATGCTGCCGCTGCAGAGCGGCGGACGGCTGATCGGCACCCTCGCCCTGCCCCGGCGACGCGGCGACCGCCCGTACACGGCCGTGGACCGGCTGCTGGCCACACAGTTCGCCTCGCAGGCCGCACTGGCGCTGGTCCTGGCGGACGCCCGGCACGACCGGGAACAGCTCGCGGTGTACGAGGACCGGGACAGGATCGCCCGCGATCTGCACGACCTCGTGGTCCAGCGGCTGTTCGCGACCGAGATGATGCTGGAGTCGACCCGTCGCAGGGCCGCCGCCCCGGATACGGACGAGCTGCTCGGCAGGGCCGTCGACGAGCTGGACTCCACCATTCAGGAGGTGCGGACGGCGATCTTCGCCCTCCAGCAGCCGCCCGCCGAGGCCCCCGCCACCTTCCGCGGCCGGGTGCTGCGGGAGACCGGGGGCGCCGCCGCCGTACTCGGCTTCCCGCCGTCGGTGCACTTCAACGGGGCGGTCGACGCACTGGTCCGGGATCCCGTGGACCGGCAGCTGCTCGCCGCGCTGCGGGGCGCACTCGCGGCCGCGCACCGGCGGGCCGGGGTGTCGGCGATCGAGGTGGAGGTGGACGCGACGGCCGAGCTGCCGGACGGGCGGGCCGCGGTCCGGCTGACGGTCGCCGACGACGGCCGCGAGGAGGACGGCTCGCGCTCGTCGACCGTCACCTGGCAGGCGCCGCTCTGA
- a CDS encoding organic hydroperoxide resistance protein, whose translation MTIQDITVAYTAVATAENGRDGRVSSDDGNLDVIVNPPKAMGGSGAGTNPEQLFAAGYSACFQGALGVVARQEKADISGSTVTAEVSIGKTAEGGFGLEVAISATIPNVDTATAQSLVEKAHQVCPYSNATRGNIKVELSVA comes from the coding sequence ATGACCATTCAGGACATCACCGTTGCCTACACCGCCGTCGCCACCGCCGAGAACGGCCGTGACGGCCGCGTCTCGTCCGACGACGGCAACCTCGACGTCATCGTCAACCCGCCCAAGGCCATGGGCGGAAGCGGCGCGGGCACCAACCCGGAGCAGCTCTTCGCGGCCGGCTACAGCGCCTGCTTCCAGGGTGCGCTCGGCGTGGTGGCCCGTCAGGAGAAGGCGGACATCTCCGGCTCCACGGTGACCGCCGAGGTCTCCATCGGCAAGACGGCCGAGGGCGGCTTCGGCCTGGAGGTGGCGATCAGCGCCACCATTCCGAACGTCGACACCGCCACCGCGCAGTCGCTCGTCGAGAAGGCCCACCAGGTGTGCCCGTACTCGAACGCCACTCGGGGAAACATCAAGGTCGAGCTGTCGGTCGCCTGA
- a CDS encoding NADP-dependent oxidoreductase: MSAALPTSGREWHLVARPHGWPKAEDFALREAPVAAPGEGRVLVRNLHFSVDPYMRGRMNDVKSYTPPFKLDHPMDGGAVGEVIASNAEGFAVGDHVLHGLGWREYAEVPAKHAVKVDASLAPLSAYLGVLGMTGLTAYAGLFDVASFKEGDAVFVSGAAGAVGSQVGQMAKIKGASRVIGSAGSDEKVKLLVEEYGFDAAFNYHNGPVVEQLRAAAPDGIDVYFDNVGGEHLEAAISSLNLHGRVTVCGMIAQYNATEPTPGPRNLALVIGKRLRIQGMLVSDHAALQPQFVQDVAGWLASGELKYRETFVEGIENGFDAFLGLLRGENTGKMIVSLA; this comes from the coding sequence ATGTCAGCAGCACTTCCCACGTCCGGCCGTGAATGGCACCTCGTCGCCCGCCCCCACGGCTGGCCGAAGGCCGAGGACTTCGCGCTGCGTGAGGCCCCGGTCGCCGCTCCCGGCGAGGGCCGTGTCCTCGTCCGCAATCTGCACTTCTCGGTCGACCCGTACATGCGGGGCCGGATGAACGACGTGAAGTCGTACACCCCGCCCTTCAAGCTCGACCACCCCATGGACGGCGGAGCGGTCGGCGAGGTCATCGCCTCGAACGCCGAGGGCTTCGCGGTCGGCGACCACGTCCTGCACGGCCTCGGCTGGCGCGAGTACGCCGAGGTCCCGGCCAAGCACGCTGTGAAGGTCGACGCGTCGCTCGCCCCGCTCTCCGCCTACCTCGGGGTGCTCGGCATGACCGGGCTCACCGCCTACGCGGGCCTCTTCGACGTGGCCTCCTTCAAGGAGGGCGACGCCGTCTTCGTCTCCGGCGCGGCCGGCGCGGTCGGCAGCCAGGTCGGCCAGATGGCGAAGATCAAGGGCGCCTCGCGGGTCATCGGCTCGGCCGGTTCCGACGAGAAGGTCAAGCTCCTCGTCGAGGAGTACGGCTTCGACGCGGCCTTCAACTACCACAACGGCCCGGTCGTCGAGCAGCTGCGCGCGGCCGCCCCCGACGGCATCGACGTCTACTTCGACAACGTCGGCGGCGAGCACCTCGAAGCGGCGATCTCCTCGCTCAACCTGCACGGCCGCGTCACCGTCTGCGGAATGATCGCCCAGTACAACGCCACCGAGCCGACCCCCGGCCCGCGCAACCTCGCCCTCGTCATCGGCAAGCGGCTGCGCATCCAGGGCATGCTCGTCAGCGATCACGCCGCACTCCAGCCGCAGTTCGTCCAGGACGTCGCCGGCTGGCTGGCCTCGGGCGAGCTGAAGTACCGCGAGACCTTCGTCGAGGGCATCGAGAACGGCTTCGACGCCTTCCTCGGTCTGCTGCGCGGCGAGAACACCGGGAAGATGATCGTCTCCCTCGCCTGA
- a CDS encoding MarR family winged helix-turn-helix transcriptional regulator, producing MATTRTDPLTLEVVELIGTVVARYYEEYDEAAAAHSLTGAQARVLGLLSLEPMPMRRIAQKLKCEPSNVTGIVDRLETRGLVERRPDPADRRVKLAAPTELGARTAQQLRDSLTFAREPLAELSDGDRAILRDLLRRMLGEPGRSAG from the coding sequence ATGGCCACCACCCGTACAGACCCTCTGACCCTCGAAGTCGTCGAGCTCATCGGTACCGTCGTGGCGCGCTACTACGAGGAGTACGACGAGGCGGCGGCAGCCCACTCGCTCACCGGTGCGCAGGCGCGGGTTCTCGGGCTGCTCTCGCTGGAGCCGATGCCCATGCGCAGGATCGCCCAGAAGCTGAAGTGCGAGCCGTCGAACGTCACCGGCATCGTCGACCGGCTGGAGACGCGCGGCCTGGTGGAGCGCAGGCCGGATCCGGCCGACCGGCGGGTGAAGCTGGCCGCTCCGACGGAGCTGGGCGCGCGGACGGCGCAGCAGCTGCGCGATTCGCTCACCTTCGCCCGGGAGCCGCTGGCCGAGCTGTCGGACGGGGACCGGGCGATACTGCGGGACCTGCTGCGCCGGATGCTGGGCGAGCCGGGCCGGTCCGCCGGATAG
- a CDS encoding MFS transporter translates to MDTAVKQSPAPVDAPSSAACRNLAMATIGFGLTFWAWNLIAPLSGDYKERLGLSSFEQSLLVAVPVLVGSLGRIPAGALTDKYGARLMFPLVSALTIVPVLLLIPARDSYGAMLAVGFLLGLGGTTFAIGIPLVNSWFPPAKRGLALGVFGMGMGGVALSGYFTPRIAGHGDNLPYLVVAAALVVYAALAAVLITDRPGRPVPTDSLAHRLADAGRLRVTWELSALYAIGFGGIVAFGVYLPTYLKTWYDLSPTDAGTKAAGFALVTVVFRPIGGWLSDRVHPAVVTAAALGLAALMAIVQAFDPPLAPGGTIALLCMAAGLGTASGSVFALVSQVTPQAKVGSVTGIVGAMGGLGGFVPPLVMGAIYSAKGSYSIGFMLLSDLALAGCVYAYGRMRGLQRD, encoded by the coding sequence GTGGATACAGCTGTCAAGCAGTCCCCCGCACCGGTCGACGCGCCGTCCTCGGCCGCCTGTCGCAACCTCGCGATGGCCACGATCGGCTTCGGGCTCACCTTCTGGGCCTGGAATCTGATCGCGCCGCTGTCCGGGGACTACAAGGAGCGGCTGGGGCTGAGCTCGTTCGAGCAGTCGCTGCTGGTGGCGGTGCCGGTGCTGGTCGGTTCGCTGGGCCGGATCCCGGCGGGCGCGCTCACCGACAAGTACGGCGCACGGCTGATGTTCCCGCTGGTCTCGGCCCTCACCATCGTGCCCGTGCTGCTGCTGATCCCGGCGCGGGACTCCTACGGCGCGATGCTCGCCGTGGGCTTTCTGCTGGGCCTGGGCGGCACCACGTTCGCGATCGGCATCCCGCTGGTCAACTCGTGGTTCCCGCCCGCCAAGCGGGGTCTCGCGCTCGGGGTGTTCGGCATGGGCATGGGCGGTGTCGCCCTGTCCGGGTACTTCACCCCGCGGATCGCCGGGCACGGCGACAACCTGCCGTACCTGGTGGTCGCGGCGGCGCTCGTGGTGTACGCGGCGCTGGCCGCGGTACTGATCACCGACCGTCCGGGCCGCCCGGTGCCGACCGACTCGCTCGCCCACCGACTGGCCGACGCCGGACGGCTGCGGGTCACCTGGGAGCTGTCCGCGCTGTACGCGATCGGGTTCGGCGGCATCGTCGCGTTCGGCGTCTACCTCCCCACGTATCTGAAGACCTGGTACGACCTGTCGCCCACCGACGCCGGCACGAAGGCCGCCGGGTTCGCCCTGGTCACGGTCGTCTTCCGGCCGATCGGCGGCTGGCTCTCGGACCGCGTGCACCCGGCCGTGGTCACGGCGGCGGCGCTCGGCCTGGCCGCCCTGATGGCGATCGTCCAGGCCTTCGACCCGCCGCTGGCCCCGGGCGGCACGATCGCGCTGCTCTGCATGGCGGCGGGCCTGGGCACCGCGAGCGGCAGCGTCTTCGCCCTGGTCTCGCAGGTGACGCCGCAGGCGAAGGTGGGCAGCGTGACCGGGATCGTCGGCGCGATGGGCGGGCTGGGCGGCTTCGTGCCGCCACTGGTGATGGGGGCGATCTACAGCGCGAAGGGGTCGTACTCGATCGGCTTCATGCTGCTGTCGGACCTGGCGCTGGCGGGGTGCGTGTACGCGTACGGCCGCATGCGGGGACTCCAGCGGGACTAG